The Formosa sp. Hel1_33_131 genome window below encodes:
- a CDS encoding ATP-dependent Clp protease adaptor ClpS — protein MSTKEKIKEDVEVSVEEGHLNEIVLFNDEVNTFDHVIETLVDVCKHSYEQAEQCSLLVHYKGKCTVKTGVYEELEPQCTQLLKAGLSAEIV, from the coding sequence ATGAGTACAAAAGAAAAAATTAAAGAAGATGTAGAGGTTTCAGTTGAAGAAGGACATTTAAATGAAATTGTCTTGTTCAACGACGAGGTCAATACTTTTGACCATGTGATAGAAACCCTAGTTGATGTTTGTAAGCATTCCTACGAACAGGCAGAACAATGTTCGTTACTGGTTCATTATAAAGGAAAATGTACCGTTAAAACGGGGGTGTATGAGGAGTTGGAACCTCAATGTACTCAACTTCTAAAAGCAGGCTTAAGCGCTGAAATCGTTTAA